In one window of Tumebacillus algifaecis DNA:
- a CDS encoding TerC family protein → MFEYFWALISIIIIDLVVSGDNAMVIALASRRLPDVQRKRAIFYGTLGAVGLRVALTVVAVYLLRVPLLQAVGGVFLLWVAIKLLIDNSEQEAMVKEGATFGAAIRTIIVADLVLSLDNIFAVAAAGKEHLSLVLIGLAISIPIIVWGSTVILKLVNRFPLLIYIGAGVLGWTGGNMLTDDQLLAPIFDQRVLQVLIPALTALLVISIGKWWTSRHKQVEAEAS, encoded by the coding sequence ATGTTCGAGTATTTCTGGGCCTTGATCTCGATCATTATCATCGATCTGGTCGTCTCGGGTGACAACGCGATGGTGATCGCCCTCGCCTCTCGTCGCCTGCCGGACGTGCAGCGCAAACGCGCGATCTTCTATGGAACCTTGGGGGCGGTCGGGTTGCGTGTCGCCTTGACGGTGGTGGCCGTCTACCTGCTGCGCGTCCCATTGTTACAAGCGGTCGGCGGCGTTTTCCTGCTGTGGGTGGCGATCAAACTGCTCATCGACAACTCCGAGCAGGAAGCCATGGTGAAAGAGGGCGCGACGTTTGGAGCGGCGATCCGCACGATCATCGTGGCCGACCTCGTGCTGTCGCTCGACAACATCTTCGCGGTGGCCGCCGCGGGCAAGGAACATCTCTCGCTCGTCCTGATCGGTCTTGCCATCTCGATCCCGATCATCGTCTGGGGCTCGACGGTCATCCTCAAGCTGGTCAACCGCTTCCCGCTTCTGATCTACATCGGCGCGGGCGTGCTGGGCTGGACGGGAGGCAACATGTTGACCGACGACCAACTGCTCGCTCCGATCTTCGACCAACGCGTGTTGCAGGTGCTGATCCCAGCACTCACCGCGCTTTTGGTGATCAGCATCGGCAAATGGTGGACGTCTCGCCACAAGCAGGTCGAGGCCGAGGCGTCCTGA
- a CDS encoding HesB/IscA family protein: protein MTTTIEMNSLAAKKIREALAQENKPELKCRVYVDHVHGDHAHYGLAFDTQKPEDEVVTVQDMELLVGPDNKDFIDGLSIKYLLYPSEGFKITNPNKNNHGDH, encoded by the coding sequence TTGACAACAACGATTGAGATGAACTCGCTCGCGGCGAAAAAGATCCGCGAAGCATTGGCCCAAGAGAACAAGCCGGAACTGAAATGCCGCGTCTATGTTGACCACGTGCACGGCGACCATGCCCACTACGGTTTGGCGTTCGACACGCAAAAGCCGGAGGATGAAGTGGTGACCGTGCAAGACATGGAACTGCTCGTCGGCCCGGATAACAAAGACTTCATCGACGGCCTGTCGATCAAATATCTGCTCTACCCGAGCGAAGGTTTCAAGATCACCAACCCGAACAAAAACAATCACGGCGACCACTAA
- a CDS encoding ABC transporter permease yields MSTAVKYLNFMITCWKLNLAGAMEFRTSFFMQVGMMLLNNVVWIFFWGVYFTRFPIMNGWEFTDVMMMWAVSSAGYGLSVTLFGNVSHLSRIIATGQLDTYLAQPKPVLLHVMISRMQIAGFGDILFGLILFGVFGDLSLLGVVKFGLALLIAMLIFTFFLVIAHSLAFYIGNAEGVAAQFFMTFITFATYPTDIFRGIGRLMLFTVLPAGFISYLPVGFLRDMNWTFTLTALGVALLLSVGGTWFFYRGLKRYGSGNMMSVRM; encoded by the coding sequence ATGTCAACGGCGGTTAAGTACCTCAATTTTATGATCACCTGCTGGAAACTGAACCTGGCGGGGGCGATGGAGTTTCGCACCTCCTTCTTCATGCAGGTCGGGATGATGTTGCTGAACAACGTCGTATGGATTTTCTTTTGGGGCGTGTATTTCACCCGCTTTCCGATCATGAACGGCTGGGAGTTTACCGACGTCATGATGATGTGGGCGGTCTCATCTGCGGGCTATGGGTTGTCTGTGACGTTGTTTGGCAACGTCTCCCACCTGTCGAGAATCATCGCCACAGGACAGCTCGACACCTATTTAGCGCAACCCAAGCCCGTCCTGCTACATGTGATGATCTCACGCATGCAGATCGCGGGGTTCGGTGACATTTTATTCGGGTTGATCCTGTTCGGGGTGTTTGGAGATCTAAGTCTCTTGGGGGTCGTCAAATTTGGCTTGGCGCTGCTCATCGCGATGCTGATTTTTACTTTTTTCTTGGTCATCGCGCACTCGTTGGCCTTTTACATCGGCAATGCCGAGGGAGTGGCGGCCCAATTTTTTATGACCTTCATCACCTTTGCGACCTACCCGACCGATATTTTCCGAGGCATCGGCCGTCTGATGCTGTTCACGGTGCTTCCGGCCGGATTTATCTCCTATTTACCGGTTGGCTTTCTGCGCGATATGAATTGGACGTTTACGCTGACTGCGCTGGGGGTGGCACTGCTTTTGTCCGTCGGCGGAACATGGTTTTTCTATCGGGGGCTCAAACGGTACGGTTCAGGCAACATGATGAGCGTTCGGATGTAA
- a CDS encoding GNAT family N-acetyltransferase, which translates to MQREEGESELITFRLVQPEADRATIVTFYADISEEEAAQGGFHFDEAEYLEFAKQKAADLPEGFVFMERDGETIGELVLRKAEYEGREVGYISFIYLIQAARGKGYSEQMIDYAERLFTKLNLTEYHLRVAQANARAIRFYEKHGFYILGEEQNSISQACWRMGKRIARLGRGA; encoded by the coding sequence ATGCAACGAGAAGAGGGGGAGAGCGAGTTGATCACATTTCGTCTGGTGCAACCGGAAGCGGATCGAGCGACTATCGTCACGTTCTATGCCGATATCAGTGAGGAAGAGGCAGCGCAAGGTGGTTTTCATTTTGATGAAGCGGAGTACCTCGAATTTGCCAAGCAAAAGGCGGCCGATTTGCCGGAAGGGTTTGTTTTTATGGAACGAGATGGGGAGACGATCGGCGAGTTAGTCTTGCGTAAAGCGGAGTACGAAGGGCGCGAAGTCGGCTATATCAGTTTCATCTACCTGATTCAAGCCGCCCGCGGAAAAGGCTATAGCGAGCAAATGATCGACTATGCGGAACGCCTGTTCACCAAGCTCAACCTGACCGAGTACCACCTGCGGGTCGCACAAGCAAATGCACGGGCGATCCGCTTTTATGAAAAACATGGATTTTACATTCTGGGCGAAGAACAAAACTCCATATCCCAAGCATGTTGGCGGATGGGGAAGCGGATCGCTCGATTGGGGAGGGGAGCGTAA
- a CDS encoding chloramphenicol acetyltransferase — MIKYIDMENWPRKNHYRFFKAFDYPHFNVCANVDVTRFSQVVSERKLSFFKTFLYAVMRTANELKEFRYRIREDGVVEHDVVHPSFTLMTSEDVFRFCKAQYNAKMNAFLDEIARVMEAAKDTVYIEDEPGRDNLLYVTCLPWVSFTSVQHPIHFDANDSVPRIAWGKFFEENGTVKIPLGVQAHHALVDGVHVGQFFERIQEHLDRIEHLLDEDGGMDGF, encoded by the coding sequence ATGATAAAGTACATCGATATGGAAAACTGGCCGCGAAAAAATCACTACCGTTTCTTCAAAGCGTTTGACTATCCGCATTTTAACGTCTGTGCGAACGTGGATGTCACCCGCTTTTCCCAAGTGGTCAGCGAGCGGAAGTTGTCTTTTTTCAAAACGTTTTTGTATGCCGTGATGCGGACGGCCAATGAGTTGAAAGAGTTCCGCTATCGAATTCGGGAGGACGGCGTCGTGGAGCATGATGTGGTGCACCCCTCGTTTACGCTGATGACCTCAGAAGATGTGTTCCGCTTTTGCAAAGCGCAGTACAACGCGAAGATGAACGCGTTTCTCGACGAGATCGCACGTGTGATGGAAGCGGCAAAAGACACGGTCTACATCGAAGACGAACCGGGCCGCGACAATCTGCTCTACGTCACCTGCCTGCCTTGGGTTTCCTTTACCAGCGTGCAGCACCCCATCCATTTCGATGCAAACGACAGTGTTCCACGCATCGCGTGGGGCAAATTTTTTGAAGAGAATGGCACGGTAAAAATACCGCTCGGCGTGCAAGCCCATCATGCGCTGGTGGACGGTGTGCATGTCGGTCAGTTTTTCGAGCGGATTCAGGAGCACTTGGATCGGATCGAGCACTTGCTGGATGAGGACGGAGGGATGGATGGTTTTTAG
- a CDS encoding methyl-accepting chemotaxis protein codes for MAESLFRRTEDGIKRNQQLADAIERVMHDNESNLTSLHDLEQQTGAVRRIVQTIRDFASQTNLLALNAAIEAAHAGEHGLGFNVVATEVRKLAKHVQEAAQEIQATVLGISKQVDKVSGGTKNSQQAIEESQHQIQQAVDEFAGIGEAAEKLDMQAKTLSQMM; via the coding sequence ATGGCGGAGAGCTTGTTCAGACGTACCGAAGATGGCATCAAGCGCAATCAGCAACTGGCGGACGCGATCGAACGTGTCATGCACGACAATGAGAGCAATCTCACCTCTCTGCACGACTTGGAACAACAGACAGGCGCCGTTCGCCGCATCGTGCAGACCATTCGGGATTTCGCATCGCAAACCAATCTGCTCGCTTTAAACGCTGCGATTGAAGCGGCCCACGCTGGGGAACATGGACTCGGTTTTAATGTGGTCGCGACCGAAGTTCGCAAGTTAGCGAAGCATGTACAGGAAGCGGCTCAAGAGATTCAGGCTACCGTGCTTGGCATCTCCAAACAGGTTGACAAGGTCAGCGGCGGAACGAAAAATTCCCAGCAAGCGATCGAGGAGAGTCAACATCAAATTCAGCAAGCGGTCGATGAGTTTGCCGGAATTGGGGAAGCGGCAGAAAAACTGGACATGCAAGCGAAAACATTAAGCCAAATGATGTAA
- a CDS encoding ABC transporter permease, with product MLNISSEPRVSTLALKLAKYTAVGRITVRNHLAYIYDFLIRSLFLLVILYVFIQLWSVTYDSVGTTTIAGYTYEQIIWYLIFAEAFVLAAPKVSLKVEEEVLQGDIGYQLTRPMNYLLYHYASYMGEALVRVAINLVVGGLLGLLLFGWPDFGFGWLGFLILMIGSYTVHYLITMIVGLCALWVEEVRGIDFVYNKLLFTIGGMMIPLEMMPEMLQKVCEFLPFQAIVYFAAKTAVQFDLMTLWKMLGIQALWAIVISLLLRLLYARGVKKLNVNGG from the coding sequence ATGCTGAACATCTCGTCTGAGCCCCGCGTGTCCACGCTGGCTTTGAAATTGGCCAAATACACGGCGGTCGGCCGGATTACTGTGCGCAATCATCTTGCCTATATCTATGACTTTTTGATTCGGTCACTGTTTTTGCTCGTCATCCTCTACGTATTTATCCAACTTTGGAGCGTTACCTATGACAGCGTCGGTACCACAACGATCGCCGGGTACACGTATGAACAGATCATCTGGTACCTGATCTTTGCGGAAGCGTTCGTGCTGGCCGCGCCGAAAGTTTCATTGAAGGTCGAAGAAGAGGTACTGCAAGGGGACATCGGCTATCAATTGACTCGTCCGATGAACTATCTGCTCTATCACTACGCATCCTACATGGGCGAAGCGTTGGTGCGAGTTGCGATCAACTTGGTTGTCGGCGGACTGCTCGGACTCTTGCTGTTTGGCTGGCCCGATTTTGGCTTTGGCTGGCTAGGCTTTTTGATTTTGATGATCGGCTCGTACACGGTGCACTATTTGATCACGATGATCGTAGGTCTCTGCGCGTTGTGGGTCGAAGAGGTGCGCGGGATCGACTTTGTCTACAACAAATTGCTGTTCACCATTGGCGGGATGATGATTCCGCTGGAAATGATGCCCGAGATGCTACAGAAAGTCTGCGAGTTCCTGCCGTTTCAAGCGATCGTCTATTTTGCGGCGAAGACGGCGGTGCAGTTCGACTTGATGACCTTGTGGAAAATGCTCGGCATCCAAGCGCTGTGGGCGATTGTGATCTCCCTGCTTCTGAGGTTGCTGTACGCGAGAGGAGTGAAGAAACTCAATGTCAACGGCGGTTAA
- a CDS encoding YebC/PmpR family DNA-binding transcriptional regulator, which yields MPKFKNFAARKGVADRAKNNQMVKIGRQIMVAARNGGADPNGNFKLKSLIAKGRAINMPIDNIERAIKKGAGLLEGEAFEEIRYEGYGPGGVAVLVHCLTDNRNRTGAEVRAAFNKRGGSLGEPNCVAWMFDEKGVLTIDRTESDLDEDTVMMAALEAGAEDVVISEEEFEILTAPSDFEAVKTALDEQGFTFSNADVQMVPKNTVDVAGDDAKNMLKLLEVFEENDDVQNVSTNMEIDDAEMERLHN from the coding sequence ATGCCAAAGTTTAAGAACTTTGCAGCCCGCAAAGGGGTTGCAGACCGTGCAAAAAACAACCAAATGGTGAAAATTGGCCGTCAGATCATGGTCGCGGCACGCAATGGTGGTGCCGATCCTAACGGGAACTTCAAATTGAAGAGCCTGATCGCGAAAGGCCGCGCGATCAACATGCCGATCGACAACATCGAGCGTGCGATCAAAAAAGGCGCAGGTTTACTCGAGGGCGAAGCGTTTGAAGAGATTCGTTACGAAGGCTATGGACCGGGCGGCGTGGCCGTACTCGTGCACTGCTTGACTGACAACCGCAACCGCACAGGCGCTGAAGTGCGCGCAGCTTTCAACAAGCGCGGCGGCTCGCTTGGCGAACCGAACTGCGTGGCTTGGATGTTCGATGAAAAGGGCGTGCTGACGATCGACCGCACCGAATCGGATCTCGATGAAGATACGGTGATGATGGCGGCGCTGGAAGCGGGCGCTGAAGATGTGGTGATCTCCGAAGAGGAATTTGAAATCCTCACTGCGCCGTCCGATTTTGAAGCGGTGAAAACTGCGCTCGATGAGCAAGGCTTTACCTTCTCCAACGCTGACGTGCAGATGGTTCCGAAAAACACGGTCGATGTGGCTGGCGACGACGCGAAGAACATGTTGAAACTGCTCGAAGTCTTTGAGGAGAACGATGACGTACAAAACGTCTCGACCAACATGGAGATCGACGACGCCGAGATGGAGCGCCTCCACAACTAA
- the lpdA gene encoding dihydrolipoyl dehydrogenase encodes MVVGDIAQEVQVVIIGGGPGGYVAAIRAAQLGQEVVLIEKEELGGTCLHVGCIPSKALIHAANTATVITKAAELGLFTTAPELDMPKLQAWKHSLVHQLTDGVRTLLRQHGVSVVRGAAFFMSDDRIAVETKRGMEYYRFEQAVIATGSRPLALPGFPFDGEQILSSTDALRLTELPKELLVIGGGYIGLELGTAFAKLGSRVTLVEQSAGLLPGTDPTLVEIVKKKLQSFGVTLLTEAEARAHTIQNGRVHVTVCIGGQEQTVTADKVLVTVGRRPNTAALDLERAGLTVDEKGYLPTDGQGRTANRNIFAIGDITHGPMLAHKASKEGIIAAEAIAGLPSQKDMACLPTVIFTDPEIASAGLTEAEALAQGLDVTSGQFPFAINGRALIKDAGDGVCRVIAERESGVVLGVHLAGPEASTLIGEAALAIEMGATLEDLHLTVHPHPSLSEVLMEAAAVADGVAIHLLNRR; translated from the coding sequence ATGGTAGTCGGTGACATCGCCCAAGAAGTTCAAGTGGTCATCATCGGCGGCGGGCCCGGTGGCTACGTCGCGGCCATCCGCGCCGCCCAGCTCGGGCAAGAGGTCGTGCTGATCGAAAAAGAAGAGCTGGGTGGCACCTGCCTGCACGTCGGCTGCATCCCGTCCAAAGCGTTGATCCATGCCGCCAATACGGCCACAGTGATCACCAAGGCGGCCGAGTTGGGACTTTTCACCACCGCACCCGAGCTCGATATGCCAAAGCTCCAAGCGTGGAAACACAGCTTGGTGCACCAACTTACAGATGGTGTGCGCACACTGCTTCGCCAACATGGAGTCAGCGTGGTCAGAGGTGCTGCGTTCTTCATGTCGGACGACCGAATCGCGGTCGAGACAAAGCGTGGCATGGAATACTACCGCTTCGAGCAAGCGGTCATCGCCACGGGATCGCGACCGCTCGCGCTGCCAGGTTTTCCGTTTGATGGCGAGCAGATCCTGTCCTCGACCGACGCTTTGCGGCTCACAGAGCTGCCCAAGGAGCTTTTGGTCATCGGCGGCGGTTACATCGGCCTCGAACTAGGTACCGCTTTTGCCAAACTGGGCAGTCGCGTCACGCTCGTCGAACAGTCGGCAGGACTTCTGCCCGGCACAGACCCGACCCTCGTCGAGATCGTGAAAAAAAAGTTGCAAAGCTTCGGCGTTACCTTGCTGACCGAAGCGGAGGCCCGCGCACACACGATCCAAAATGGTCGCGTTCACGTGACTGTGTGCATCGGCGGGCAGGAGCAGACGGTGACCGCCGACAAAGTGCTCGTCACCGTCGGACGGAGGCCGAACACAGCAGCTCTCGATCTCGAACGGGCCGGGCTGACTGTTGATGAAAAAGGGTACCTGCCCACCGATGGGCAAGGGCGCACCGCCAATCGGAACATCTTTGCGATCGGTGACATCACCCACGGTCCGATGCTCGCCCACAAAGCGAGCAAAGAGGGCATCATCGCCGCTGAAGCGATCGCAGGACTGCCGAGCCAAAAAGATATGGCCTGCCTCCCGACCGTGATTTTTACCGACCCGGAGATCGCCAGTGCGGGCCTGACCGAAGCGGAGGCGCTCGCCCAGGGACTCGACGTGACAAGCGGCCAGTTTCCATTTGCCATCAATGGCCGCGCCTTGATCAAAGATGCCGGGGACGGGGTGTGCCGCGTCATCGCCGAGCGAGAGAGCGGCGTCGTGCTCGGCGTTCACCTCGCTGGCCCCGAAGCGTCCACGCTGATCGGCGAAGCGGCGTTGGCGATCGAGATGGGCGCGACCCTCGAAGACCTGCATCTCACCGTCCATCCCCATCCGAGTCTGAGCGAAGTGCTGATGGAAGCGGCGGCTGTTGCTGACGGGGTCGCGATCCATCTGCTCAACCGCCGCTAA
- a CDS encoding class I SAM-dependent methyltransferase, with protein MLHTGRNFFDNEEVFENYWQLRGRNVNANALLEEPVIEELLPAVNGLSILDLGCGDGQFGERLLQRGAASFFGVDAAEKMLTRAKERLSGTNSTLLHGTFEEVSLPEGQFDLVLSRLALHYVDDLASVFEKVQKSLISGGKLIFSVEHPLQTASTHQQGATPEGLLIDDYFLSGAREIEWLGGRVQKFHRTLEDYFITLQQAGFTVETLRESKPKREVFPTEAEFLRRSRYPLFLFLVGQKR; from the coding sequence TTGCTACACACAGGTCGCAACTTTTTTGATAATGAAGAAGTATTCGAAAACTATTGGCAACTGCGTGGACGAAACGTGAATGCGAATGCCCTGCTAGAAGAGCCCGTGATCGAAGAGTTGTTGCCAGCGGTCAATGGGCTTTCGATCCTCGATCTCGGCTGTGGAGACGGACAATTCGGGGAGCGGTTGCTCCAGCGTGGCGCGGCCTCATTTTTCGGAGTCGATGCGGCAGAGAAGATGCTAACGCGAGCAAAAGAGCGGCTCTCCGGCACGAACTCCACCCTGTTGCATGGCACGTTTGAAGAGGTGTCTTTGCCGGAAGGACAGTTCGATTTGGTCTTGTCACGGCTGGCCCTGCATTATGTGGATGATCTCGCCTCCGTTTTCGAGAAGGTACAAAAAAGTCTGATCAGCGGCGGCAAGCTGATCTTTTCGGTTGAACATCCACTGCAGACCGCCAGTACGCATCAGCAAGGCGCAACGCCGGAGGGGTTGCTGATCGATGACTACTTCCTGTCGGGCGCGCGGGAGATCGAATGGCTCGGCGGCCGGGTGCAGAAGTTTCATCGTACGCTGGAGGATTACTTCATCACCTTGCAGCAAGCCGGATTTACGGTCGAAACGTTGCGTGAATCAAAACCAAAACGGGAGGTGTTCCCGACGGAAGCGGAATTTTTGCGACGCTCGCGATATCCGCTGTTCCTCTTTCTCGTCGGGCAAAAAAGATGA
- a CDS encoding alpha/beta fold hydrolase, with product MSAQVLNVAVDGGTLYVEVHGQGEPVLLVHGIFASSYCWRLVAEKLAERYTVYVVDLLGFGQSDMPQDGDYSQSAQARRVLNMIEQLELHNLRLVGHSMGGEISALAASFDPTPFRQLVLVAADGFRPAFKPWQRRLLSGAWMGWLVRRGFDERGFRRSISLIVQDPSIYGSDVIAEYVAPYRRKEFPLAVRQLVKNREAGIGPELCHSIAIPTMLLWGEQDRIVPPQIGDRYRDVLPNVVRYERCDHCGHMPMEEHPEWLTKELMQFFET from the coding sequence ATGAGCGCGCAGGTTCTGAACGTTGCTGTTGACGGCGGGACTTTGTATGTAGAAGTGCACGGGCAAGGCGAGCCGGTGCTTTTGGTGCACGGGATATTTGCTTCGTCATACTGCTGGCGTTTGGTGGCCGAAAAGCTGGCCGAGCGCTATACCGTCTATGTCGTCGATCTGCTCGGCTTTGGCCAGAGCGACATGCCGCAGGACGGCGACTATTCACAGTCGGCGCAAGCCCGGCGCGTGCTGAACATGATCGAGCAACTAGAACTTCACAACCTGCGCCTCGTCGGGCATTCGATGGGTGGCGAGATTTCGGCGCTGGCGGCTTCTTTCGATCCCACTCCGTTTCGCCAGCTGGTGCTGGTCGCGGCCGACGGATTTCGTCCAGCCTTTAAACCGTGGCAGCGGCGTCTGCTGTCCGGCGCTTGGATGGGCTGGTTGGTCAGACGCGGGTTCGATGAAAGGGGCTTTCGGCGCTCGATTTCGCTCATCGTTCAAGATCCGTCGATCTACGGGTCGGACGTGATCGCCGAATATGTCGCCCCCTATCGACGCAAAGAGTTTCCACTGGCGGTGCGCCAGTTGGTCAAGAACCGTGAAGCGGGCATCGGGCCGGAGCTGTGTCATAGCATCGCCATCCCGACAATGCTCTTGTGGGGCGAGCAAGACCGCATCGTTCCGCCGCAGATCGGGGATCGCTATCGAGATGTTCTGCCCAACGTCGTCCGCTATGAGCGGTGCGACCACTGTGGGCACATGCCGATGGAAGAACACCCAGAGTGGCTGACCAAAGAACTGATGCAGTTTTTTGAAACATGA
- a CDS encoding ABC transporter ATP-binding protein: MSAIRVQGLTKSFTMKHKQAGLKGSLRGLFNPTVTEKVAVKPIDFTVEPGEVLAFLGPNGAGKSTTIKMLTGILHPSGGEASVLGYRPWTERQKLAFRIGSVFGQKSQLWYHLPPLDTFELMGRIYEVGPNDFRKRRDDLIERFELGPYLHTAVRKLSLGERMRCEIAAALLHRPQIVFLDEPTIGLDVVVKQKIRELIREMNKEEGTTLFLTSHDAGDIEQLCKRAIVINHGQIILDDSVTNMKRDFLTYKTVQLKLADTPDHFELHGVQIVKQKGSGLKLSVDTAQTTIEEVLSYIVHNHRLVDVTIEDPPMEEIITHIYARTGHEEARNDAEHLV, translated from the coding sequence ATGTCCGCGATACGTGTACAAGGGTTAACCAAATCATTCACGATGAAACACAAGCAAGCCGGGCTGAAAGGCAGTTTGCGAGGGTTGTTCAACCCGACGGTGACAGAAAAGGTGGCGGTGAAGCCGATCGATTTCACGGTGGAGCCGGGCGAAGTGCTGGCCTTTCTCGGGCCGAACGGGGCTGGCAAATCGACGACGATCAAAATGCTGACCGGCATTCTGCACCCGAGCGGTGGGGAGGCGAGCGTGCTCGGATACCGCCCGTGGACAGAACGGCAGAAGCTCGCGTTTCGGATCGGTTCGGTCTTCGGCCAAAAATCACAGCTGTGGTACCATCTGCCGCCGCTCGACACCTTCGAACTGATGGGGCGCATCTACGAAGTCGGGCCGAACGATTTCCGAAAGCGCCGCGACGACCTGATCGAACGGTTCGAACTCGGCCCCTACCTGCACACCGCCGTCCGCAAATTGTCGCTTGGCGAGCGGATGCGCTGTGAGATTGCTGCCGCTCTGCTGCACCGTCCGCAGATCGTCTTTCTCGACGAGCCGACGATCGGACTTGACGTCGTGGTCAAGCAGAAGATCCGCGAACTGATCCGTGAGATGAATAAAGAGGAAGGCACCACCCTGTTTCTCACCTCGCATGATGCAGGCGACATCGAACAGCTGTGCAAGCGGGCGATCGTAATCAATCACGGGCAGATCATTCTCGATGATTCGGTCACCAACATGAAACGAGACTTCTTGACCTATAAAACGGTCCAGCTCAAGCTGGCCGATACGCCCGATCATTTCGAGTTGCACGGTGTGCAGATCGTCAAGCAGAAGGGGAGCGGACTCAAACTCTCCGTCGATACGGCGCAGACGACGATCGAGGAGGTGTTGTCCTATATCGTGCACAACCACCGCTTGGTCGATGTGACGATTGAAGACCCGCCGATGGAAGAGATCATCACCCACATCTACGCCCGCACGGGCCATGAGGAGGCGAGGAACGATGCTGAACATCTCGTCTGA
- a CDS encoding MFS transporter, which translates to MSRLTSFRCLWIGQTAANLADTLYIVLLIALTYQATQSAILTALIPIVTMSAQLIGGLLTPLVIDRFRLTTLLWSSQLGKTLLFTTLLLFLHALFDAGWLSVVLGLMAVFSLLDAVATPTRNGIVPRLVEKSELVKVNGWLASTDRTVQLAGWAMGGMLYAAVGATFSLWLCLGLHVLATLLMFGVRDPEAAEATTAEQQKRSGFQSVKEGWVTVWRLPLLRLVILMDVLEVLAEGVWIGAVMIVFVQQALGQDETWFGLLNAGYMAGMLLGGMLVSTFSKWVETRMGLLLLLGSVVYALLNAAFAVNSIAWLAVLLCLLMGLPHQLKAVIQQTLFQSQVSGRLLPKVFSVKMTVFNTGFALSALLMSLLTDVVGVRFVYLLAALLIGLATLLAWSKWKLLKQASVS; encoded by the coding sequence ATGAGTCGGCTCACCTCATTTCGTTGTTTATGGATTGGGCAGACCGCGGCCAATCTGGCCGATACGCTGTATATTGTGCTGTTGATCGCACTGACCTATCAGGCGACCCAATCGGCAATTTTGACGGCATTGATTCCGATCGTGACGATGAGCGCGCAGTTGATCGGCGGCCTGCTCACCCCGCTTGTGATCGACCGCTTTCGACTGACGACGCTGTTGTGGAGCTCACAGCTGGGCAAAACCCTGCTTTTTACCACCCTGCTGCTTTTTCTACATGCGCTGTTCGATGCGGGCTGGCTGTCGGTCGTCCTCGGGCTGATGGCCGTTTTCTCGTTGCTCGATGCGGTCGCCACGCCAACGCGCAATGGGATCGTGCCGCGCTTGGTCGAGAAGTCGGAACTGGTCAAAGTAAACGGCTGGCTGGCCTCGACCGATCGCACGGTGCAACTCGCCGGTTGGGCGATGGGCGGCATGCTGTACGCGGCGGTCGGGGCCACGTTCAGCCTCTGGCTCTGCTTGGGACTACATGTGCTGGCGACCTTGCTGATGTTCGGCGTGCGCGACCCGGAAGCGGCCGAAGCTACGACCGCTGAGCAGCAAAAGCGCTCGGGGTTCCAGTCGGTCAAAGAAGGCTGGGTGACCGTCTGGCGCTTGCCCTTGCTACGGCTGGTGATCCTGATGGATGTGCTGGAAGTGCTCGCAGAAGGCGTCTGGATCGGGGCGGTGATGATCGTGTTCGTCCAACAGGCGCTCGGTCAGGACGAAACGTGGTTTGGGCTGTTGAACGCAGGCTATATGGCGGGCATGCTGCTCGGCGGCATGTTGGTCTCAACCTTTTCGAAATGGGTGGAGACGCGCATGGGCCTATTGCTGTTGCTCGGTTCGGTCGTCTACGCTTTGCTCAATGCGGCGTTCGCCGTCAATAGCATCGCCTGGCTTGCCGTTCTGCTTTGCCTGTTGATGGGATTGCCGCACCAGTTGAAAGCGGTGATTCAGCAAACCCTGTTCCAAAGTCAGGTCAGCGGTCGTCTGTTGCCGAAAGTGTTTTCGGTGAAGATGACCGTGTTCAATACCGGCTTTGCCCTGTCCGCGCTGTTGATGAGCTTGCTGACCGACGTGGTCGGCGTGCGCTTTGTCTATCTGCTGGCGGCCTTGTTGATCGGCTTGGCCACGCTGCTTGCCTGGAGCAAGTGGAAGCTATTAAAACAAGCATCTGTCTCCTAG